The nucleotide sequence CATTGGCTTTCTATCCTTCTTGTGATAAGCCTCATCTGGTAGCGGCTTGTATGATACGAATAGTTTGCTGGCAGTAGTCTATGGTCCTGGAGAGGATTGCAGATCTGTGTCAGATACCACTTATGGGCTGGGTAGTAGCATGTAGGACATAGTAAACAATTAGTAGCCAGCCACATATCTACTTTACAGTCCTGTATCATATTTTATGCTGGTATTATCTATAAGATTTGACACATTTTAGTAATCTGTATCTTTTAAAGATTTTGGTGGGCTTTTTCTTCCAGGTGAAAATGTTCATCTTTGCTCTGGAGATGGGCAACCAAAAGACTCTAGCCCCATTCCTCATTTATCTCGTGTAGAAAGGAAGCTGAAATGCACAGTTGAAGGCTGCGATCGGACATTTGTATGGCCAGCTCACTTCAAATATCATCTGAAAACACATCGGTGAGCAGAATAAAACCATATGTTGTCATGACTTTGAAGAAGGATGCTCTGCAGTTGGGATGGCATTACCTTTTGATGTCAGCAAGCTGTGGAAACCTGGTATTATTCTTAGAAATACTAGGCCTGCTGCTTGCTTTAGATGGTCAGTTATGGTGAAACATTTTGGCCAGACgtaaattgtttttaaagtttcttaTTAGTGTTGGATTCAGAATGTTTCTATTTTAACATGTCTTCAATGAAggtgtttctgctttttatttgaacaacaacagaaaaagttGAGTGTTgatgaaaaatacattgaagAAGATGGTTATGAAACAgctattttgttgttttgcaggAATGATCGCTCCTTCACCTGCCCAGCAGAAGGCTGTGGAAAAAGCTTTTATGTCTTGCAGAGGCTGAAGGTGCACATGAGAACTCACAATGGTGAAAAACCCTTTGTTTGTACAGAGCTGGGCTGCGGGAAACAGTTCACAACAGCTGGAAATCTGAAGAACCACCTACGAATTCACACTGGTGTGTTTTAGACTTCACCTATTTGTGGTCTGCAGAAGTAGGGTCTTTACTGAGGAATAAAGCACTCCCTCCTACATCCTCAAACTCTTGAAAATATAGTGCTTGTATATCTCTGGCCTTCATTAATGtcccttttcttttcagatgaatAGTGAGAGAACACCACTGCTATAACTATTTTCATAAAGAagctattttaatttccttagaAGCACAATAGCTTAGATGTTTCTTCACTGTGAATCCTGGTAGACTGCTGGTACTGACATTTGGCTGAATCTGCCTACCTTATGCTGCTTGTAGAGTGACTATGTGTGAGAGATACATTGAGAATGAGTGAGAAGTACATTGGAATGAGTATCAAAAATCAGCAAAGTCTAATAGAAAAAGGCATTAGttagaagaaagcattttagcATGCAAACTGCTCTATTTGTAGTAATGCTAATTCGGGATGTTGCCATATATTGGATCCTATGTACTTTTAACTCATGCAcaaatttttatattaaataaaagaagaaccTTTATTTCATGGTGCTGTATTTCATACATGGTTTGTTTATGCTGTCTCATGTGCAGAGTTCTTCCTTGTCAGTATTTTTTGAAGTTTTGCCAGCCAAAATCTTGACAATGCATAGAGTGCTTTATATGCTTTTATCCTGAAAAGCTGtttgaggagctgcagaagttCCTTCTGAAATGATCAGCAATGTTAATCTAAGTTAGCGAAGTTGTTAGTGAATATTCTGGGagctttgcttgtttgttttttaagcctCAGGGTTAACACACCACTGAAACAAAAGGCCCAATCCAACCCTCTCAGGACGTTCTTGGAGATTCCCTGATGGCCTGAGAAGGTAGTGTTGCATTACTGCTGGTTAACGTTTTGAAATAAACTCGAAAACTGGGAGAGCACAGGGGCCTCTCTcataaaatgagatttcaaaTTATGGCTGCTAGCAGCTGTATGTGCTTTCTGCCTTAGACACTGCCGTATGCTAGGTACTTTGTATAATACACATGGGAAAAAGTTCCTATTTTAAAGGCATTTGCAGTCTAACTAGAACACATGGCTTGGGGGCAGATGTTGGGATGTAGTTATAAGTGAtaaatgccaaaaataaaattttgaatgtGCAGTAACAGTAACCACAGTTTGTACAAGTGGGTTTCTTCTGTGCTTAACGCTCCTAGCCAAAGCATAAACAAAGTAAATAGGCCCAGGTTACTGATGCTCAATCTTCCACAGTAGTGTTCTGCAACCAATAGACCAGTAGCTTCTGGAAGAGTAAAAGATAGCTTTCTAAACTGCATTTTGATAACGTGTGATTAAGAGTTTGATCAGATCTAAGTTATAAACTGCAGATGTGCAAATACATCTAAGGTTTCTTATAGATGGAattttgtgctgttgtttttgtcaATTGtagtttttattccttttttccccaagttttAAATGGTTATAACAAGTGAGTATTTCCAAGCAGTGTTTGGAAATCTGCTACTTGTTTCAGTTCTGTAACACCAATCAATTTGTTAAatactacagcagatacaaagctGAGAAATGAGCTGTTGGGAGAGGACTTTTAAAGgcaaaatcacagcagaaacaaCTTAAAAACAAGTTTACTCTGAAAGAGTTATGTACGTGTTAGACGATCAAAATAACTGAAGTTGCTTGCTTAATCTTCTATGGAGTTGTTACTCCAACACAGTAGTGTAGAAAAAGGCTTGAAATTGTACTGTTAATCACGGCATATTGAGATTTTTAGTGGGATGTTGCAGGCAACAGTTAGCTTTAGTTTTATTTAAGGCATTATTAAAAAGGAGTTTAGAACAGATTAATTACATTACAGTGCATAATAGTGTAGTCATCTCCCTATTTATCATCATGTagacaaatgcaaaaatagctCTGGAGATATATACAAATAACAACTTTCTGTCTATGAGAAGAAATTGTACCTTGAATTACTGTTCCTTTGCAGATAAATATAAATGACTGACACAACTCTCAGGTTTTTGCCAAGGCCAGCctgatctgaaataaaatatagaatCTGATATGAAGGGAAATACAGTTAATGTGATTTTTGGCACTGAAAGGCAGAAAGGCAATAGGATCCTGGCAGTTACTGAAGCACAGAGATGGTTGTTAAGACCTGCATATAAATGCTATATCATATTCCAGGCACTGCTATATTACTCTTTTGCTATTTATGCACTTGGAAGATCTCTTTAGAAATAGAGCATTCTTGTCTGTCAGTTAAAGATAATCTAAGAATTTGATTGTTTGCTCTTGAAAACTTAGGATCAGAGTGCTTTAGAAGACTTAAGAAGCACGTGTTATTTGTGTTGACCTTTGTTACATGTATGGCCGTATATGTAGAGATTTTTAGGCAGTTCTTGGTGACTTGGACAATCAAATCAAGTTGTGATCCCAAACTATAAAAACTTACTTTTCCCTTTTAGGGGAAAAACCCTTTCTGTGTGAAGCGCAGGGATGCGGTCGCTCCTTTGCCGAGTACTCCAGCCTTCGAAAACATTTGGTTGTCCACTCAGGTAAGAGGCTTCATCTGATATGCTGTGACTAAACTGAGAAAAGCACTTTATTGTCAGCTTTTGATTTAAGAAATCAagcttaaggaagaaaaatgctctgTTTCCTACAGAATTTCTGATCGTGCTTTTTGACAGCTTCCTTTGTGGTGCCTGTGGCCTTcacaatttaatttttgtttctaaatgttatgtttctgaattcagattacatttttaaaatctgtttttaaaagtgagTGTTTCTAAGATATCACGAAGTTGAATATCTCATAGCTgccattttcttatttaaaaaagagaatctaGCACCACTTTACATTCATCAAAACCATTTAGTCTCTCGTGAGTGAATTTCTGCCATGGGTAgaggtttctttttgtttattgttgTAATACCTCGTACTTGTAATCTAATGCTACAAAGCATTAAATGGGCATTTTGTGCGTGCTTCAAAGcttctgccttctgttttgaTTGATCTATCTTAAATATCTTCAGCACAACATAAATATGGCTTATTTGAAGAAGAGGAGTAACTTTGGGGACTATCTTAGTTCTCCATGCTTTTTATAACATCTGTCTTCTTGGTTTGTAGCTATTGAGCTCACTCTTATTGATATCATACTTGGTTGTAGATGGGAGGAACGATGTACTCTCTGGTCTGTCCTCTGTGGAAATCCTCTCACAGTGACATTATCATTCAGTGTCTACTCAGTCATAATAACCAGATCCTGCAATCTGTTGTATGATCAGAGGCTCACCTGATTCCTTGCTTTTGGTCAGTTTGTGCTCTAGGTATGAGATATTGAGTAAGAGATTTCAAATAACTTTCCTCCTATAAATCAGATGTTATGTTACTATTCAGAGCTGAGTTTTCCAACAGCTGGTGTCTAAAACTCATATGTTCTGGAAGCTTACTGGTCTATAGGAAACAGGAGTATTTCtcgctattttttttctctgatatttaGCACAAAGGATATCAACAGCCATTTCAAAACAGTAGTGTTGACTGTCTGATGAGATCTTTGTTCCCAATTTGTTAATTCATGGGGtaatttttcccccttttcctccaAGGAGTAAAGCCCCATCAGTGCCAAATTTGTGGGAAGACGTTTTCCCAGAGTGGTAGCAGAAATGTGCATATGAGGAAACACCACTCCCGAATTGGAACAACTGGCGGCAGAGAGCAAGAACAGCCAGGTAAGGAGGGGAGAAGTGCCTGAAGGAAGAAGTGGATGGTcaaagagaaggggagagacCACAAGACAGTAAGGAATAAAAGACTGTTCCTCTTGAAGATGAGGATGGAATGCTCACTCCCCCCTTTTCTAGGATAGAAGACAAAGTTAGTTCTGTACTGTGGTTGAGGCagatagttttatttttttttaaaaactaacaTGAATCTggtatctttctttttcacattgaAGTTGTGccatttgtttatatatttttgctgTAAGAAGTCTTTATTTATGCTGTGTAAATAATTTCAAGAGAAAGCCAAACCTGCATGAGATCCTAACATGCTAaggttcaaaacaaaacaaataaatataggAATTCCCATCCATTGGAGATCCAGGTGCTCATAGAGTAGTAATTGATAAAGCAGGTGACTAATGAAGAAGTCTATGCAAATTGGAGGGGCAAAGGTATTGTGTCATATGTTGTAGTATCATTACATGATTTTGTTTTACCCCTTTTTTTCACAATAGAGTCGTTGATGGGCAGTAGTTTGCTGGAAGAATCTACAGTGCATAGTAAGAATCTCATCTCCGTGAACTCTCAGCCCAGCCTTGGTGTAGAGTCTCTACACTTGCCAGATACTGAGTCTATTATCGGAGTAGAGGAGGGTGAGACCAGCTGCTCTTTCTTCCGCCCTCTTATATGTAGTGACTGAAGTGGGATTGATCGTTCCTCCTAGAGACTCACCCTGTTGCAGTGGGATGAGTAAACATTGCTTTAACTGTGCACAGAGTGAGTTGGGTAGATGGCGAACGAATGATAaagctggagctggagaagaCTTACTGGACCAAGTTTCTCTCTGTTGCAGCGCTCAAAAGGTGGTCTACTGCTTAAATGTCATTTAGCCCATGTTGTGGAACGCCATTTCAAAACTGTTCATGCAGTCCATTCTCCTAAAGCCTAAAGCACTTGTTTTACTGGAGCACTTAGAAGTTCCAGTTAAGGACCAGGATCTCATTGTGCTAGGCACTGTACTGAATGTACAAACATTCAGTATCTTGAGCAACAGGCCTTTCATCCTTTACCTTCAGAGACTAT is from Numida meleagris isolate 19003 breed g44 Domestic line chromosome 6, NumMel1.0, whole genome shotgun sequence and encodes:
- the ZNF410 gene encoding zinc finger protein 410; this translates as MLSDELESKPELLVQFVQNTSIPLAQGLVESEPKDITCLSLLPVTETSECNRLMLPDDERDLTSPSHTNSSKDVSSSAVLRSLQVNVGPDGEETRAQNVQKPSELLSSPETSSLLQDLQPSDSTSFILLNLTRAGLGSPAEHLVFVQDEAEDSGNDFLSHDSTDSSTPWFLRVQELAHDSLIAATRAQLAKNAKASSNGENVHLCSGDGQPKDSSPIPHLSRVERKLKCTVEGCDRTFVWPAHFKYHLKTHRNDRSFTCPAEGCGKSFYVLQRLKVHMRTHNGEKPFVCTELGCGKQFTTAGNLKNHLRIHTGEKPFLCEAQGCGRSFAEYSSLRKHLVVHSGVKPHQCQICGKTFSQSGSRNVHMRKHHSRIGTTGGREQEQPESLMGSSLLEESTVHSKNLISVNSQPSLGVESLHLPDTESIIGVEEGETSCSFFRPLICSD